One segment of Tepidimicrobium xylanilyticum DNA contains the following:
- a CDS encoding ADP-ribosylglycohydrolase family protein, whose protein sequence is MSKDEIKRKYRYLKDIVGGSCWNLKPGEVTDDTMMTIAVAEGILDNPENPIEDIGKHFIKWYDSKLKDIGNIIRIALGEYKQVFQLSKDELMSTGYVFDTLICALWCLINTSSFEDAVCEAANLGGDADTIADVTGGMAGVYYGYDAIPARWKKKTLVKDQLIYIAQRFFEG, encoded by the coding sequence ATGTCAAAGGATGAGATTAAAAGAAAATATAGATACCTAAAAGATATTGTTGGTGGTAGCTGTTGGAACCTTAAACCTGGAGAAGTGACTGACGATACTATGATGACTATTGCTGTGGCAGAGGGCATTCTGGATAATCCAGAGAATCCTATCGAAGATATCGGAAAACACTTTATAAAATGGTATGATAGCAAACTCAAAGACATTGGCAACATTATCCGAATTGCACTTGGTGAGTATAAACAGGTATTCCAGTTATCAAAAGATGAATTGATGTCAACGGGATATGTGTTTGATACTTTGATATGTGCATTATGGTGTTTAATTAATACTTCTTCTTTTGAGGATGCTGTATGTGAAGCGGCCAACCTTGGCGGAGATGCAGACACTATAGCCGATGTCACAGGAGGAATGGCTGGGGTATACTATGGCTATGATGCTATTCCTGCCAGATGGAAGAAAAAAACATTAGTAAAAGACCAGTTGATCTATATTGCACAGCGGTTTTTTGAAGGTTAA
- a CDS encoding type I restriction endonuclease subunit R, with protein MARTPEELREIGFEEYVEEHLLKSGYIKGNPDDYNKEFALDTKLLFEFLEDTQPKKMEKLREIYKDQYQFKVISRLNRELNNRGMIDVLRHGIRDYGVYLDLAYFKPASKLNIETLNLYKKNRISVTRQVKYSTKNEKSIDMLICVNGLPVVVMELKNPFTGQTYEDAIMQYKKDRSPNELLFQFKKRAIVFFAVDTQEAYMTTRLSGDKTSFLPFNKGCDGGKGNPDNPDGLKTDYLWEEILQKDSILDILKRFVFIETQEKKDIDGNTYTSETVIFPRYHQLDVVRKLEADAKKKGVGTNYLVQHSAGSGKTNSISWLAHRLANLHDDNDNPVFDSVIVITDRKVLDRQLQDSIYQLEHKHGVVEKIDKDSNQLADALKSGTRIIISTLQKFPFIIEKVGELENRKYAVIIDEAHSSSAGENMASLREVLSASTLEEAAKLDEELEGKEYDPEEEILKTIRKRGKQPNISFFAFTATPKAKTLEMFGTIGDDGLPHPFHLYSMRQAIEEGFILDVLQNYVTYETYFKLAKKIEDDPAFDKAKATKALTRYVSLHPHNIAQKTEIMVEHFRNVTRNKIGGRAKAMVVTSSRLHAVRYKLAFDEYIKKKGYKDMKTLVAFTGTVKDDEVEYTESGMNKFKESELPDRFATDEYQVLLVAEKYQTGFDQPLLHTMYVDKKLSGVKAVQTLSRLNRTCAGKEDTFVLDFVNTAEDIQESFKPYYQATIVEEITEPNLLYDIENQLHAYGVYLKNELDRFNNIYFKPKDKKTSNDRAVLNHLVDIAVERFKKLEEQRKQDFSSQATKYIRLYSFILQITPFEDVELHKLYVYLTYLLKKLPKEKGSTVHLADEIALEYYTTKKTFEGSISLTPDDENIPVTPVRFAGTGVKEEEKEYLSNIIERLNQRFGTDFTKADQLSVEQIKEDFAADEDLVQKAKTNTIDDFRFAFEKVFINKVIDRMDQNQAFFTRVLDDEQFRNALMEYMLIETYEKLNSRP; from the coding sequence GTGGCTAGAACTCCAGAAGAACTTAGAGAAATAGGCTTTGAGGAATATGTAGAAGAGCATCTTCTAAAATCAGGATATATTAAGGGCAATCCTGATGATTATAATAAAGAATTTGCCCTTGATACTAAACTACTTTTTGAATTTTTAGAAGATACCCAGCCCAAAAAGATGGAGAAGTTAAGAGAAATCTATAAAGACCAATATCAGTTTAAGGTGATTAGCCGATTAAACCGTGAACTTAATAACCGTGGCATGATTGATGTATTGAGGCATGGAATTAGAGACTATGGTGTGTATTTAGACCTTGCCTACTTTAAGCCTGCCAGTAAATTAAATATAGAAACACTGAATCTCTATAAAAAGAATCGTATATCTGTTACCAGACAAGTGAAATACAGTACTAAGAATGAAAAAAGCATTGACATGCTCATCTGTGTGAATGGACTTCCAGTTGTCGTAATGGAACTTAAAAACCCTTTTACTGGTCAAACCTATGAAGATGCAATCATGCAGTACAAGAAAGACAGAAGCCCTAATGAACTGTTGTTTCAGTTTAAGAAAAGAGCCATTGTATTCTTTGCAGTAGATACTCAAGAAGCCTATATGACTACGAGGCTTTCGGGAGATAAAACTTCTTTTCTTCCATTTAATAAAGGTTGTGATGGAGGGAAAGGAAATCCAGACAATCCTGATGGCTTAAAAACGGATTATCTTTGGGAAGAGATACTTCAAAAAGATAGTATTTTGGATATACTAAAAAGGTTTGTATTTATAGAGACTCAAGAAAAGAAAGATATAGACGGAAATACTTATACATCGGAAACCGTCATATTCCCAAGATACCACCAATTAGATGTAGTAAGAAAATTGGAAGCCGATGCAAAAAAGAAAGGTGTAGGGACGAACTATCTTGTGCAGCATAGCGCAGGGTCAGGGAAAACCAACTCCATATCATGGCTTGCCCACAGGCTTGCCAATCTTCATGATGATAACGATAACCCCGTATTTGATTCGGTGATTGTTATTACTGACAGAAAAGTTTTGGACAGGCAACTGCAGGATAGCATTTATCAATTAGAGCATAAACACGGGGTTGTTGAAAAGATAGATAAAGACTCAAATCAATTGGCTGATGCCCTGAAAAGTGGAACCAGAATTATTATCTCTACCCTGCAAAAGTTTCCTTTTATCATTGAAAAGGTAGGAGAGTTGGAAAATCGTAAGTATGCTGTCATTATAGACGAGGCTCATTCCAGCAGTGCAGGAGAAAACATGGCTTCTTTAAGGGAAGTGCTGTCGGCAAGTACCCTTGAAGAAGCGGCAAAACTGGATGAAGAGTTAGAGGGCAAAGAATACGACCCTGAGGAGGAAATTTTAAAAACAATAAGGAAAAGAGGAAAACAGCCTAATATTAGTTTCTTTGCCTTCACAGCAACACCAAAAGCCAAAACCTTAGAGATGTTCGGAACTATAGGTGATGATGGACTTCCTCATCCTTTCCATTTGTATTCTATGAGACAGGCCATTGAAGAAGGTTTTATACTTGATGTGCTGCAAAACTATGTTACTTATGAAACTTATTTTAAACTAGCAAAGAAAATAGAAGATGACCCTGCTTTTGATAAGGCGAAGGCCACAAAAGCACTTACGAGATATGTCAGTCTTCATCCACATAATATCGCTCAAAAGACTGAAATTATGGTAGAACATTTTAGAAATGTAACCAGGAATAAGATAGGTGGCAGAGCCAAGGCAATGGTCGTAACTAGTTCCAGGCTTCATGCTGTTAGATATAAACTTGCTTTTGATGAATATATTAAAAAGAAGGGTTACAAGGATATGAAAACCCTTGTAGCCTTTACAGGAACAGTAAAGGATGATGAAGTAGAGTATACCGAAAGCGGTATGAATAAATTTAAGGAGTCAGAACTTCCAGACCGCTTTGCCACTGATGAATATCAGGTACTGTTAGTTGCAGAAAAATATCAGACAGGATTTGACCAGCCTCTTTTACATACCATGTATGTAGACAAAAAGTTGTCAGGAGTCAAGGCGGTGCAGACCTTATCAAGGCTTAACAGGACTTGTGCTGGAAAAGAAGATACATTTGTACTTGATTTTGTGAATACAGCAGAGGATATTCAAGAATCCTTCAAGCCCTATTATCAGGCAACTATCGTGGAAGAAATAACAGAACCAAACCTTCTTTACGATATTGAAAACCAATTACATGCCTATGGCGTGTATTTAAAAAACGAATTGGATAGGTTTAATAATATATATTTCAAACCAAAAGATAAAAAGACTTCCAATGACAGGGCAGTATTAAACCATTTAGTAGACATAGCAGTAGAGAGATTTAAGAAACTGGAGGAACAGCGGAAGCAAGATTTTAGCAGTCAAGCAACGAAATATATAAGGCTTTACTCATTTATCCTACAAATCACGCCTTTTGAAGATGTTGAACTTCATAAGTTATATGTATATTTGACATACTTGCTTAAAAAACTGCCGAAAGAAAAGGGCTCTACTGTTCATCTGGCAGATGAAATTGCGTTAGAATACTATACTACAAAAAAGACATTCGAAGGCAGTATCTCACTGACGCCTGATGATGAAAATATTCCAGTTACGCCAGTAAGGTTTGCTGGAACAGGAGTAAAGGAAGAAGAGAAAGAATACCTTTCAAACATTATCGAGCGTCTAAACCAACGCTTCGGAACCGACTTTACAAAAGCCGACCAATTGTCGGTAGAACAAATAAAGGAAGATTTTGCTGCAGATGAGGATTTAGTTCAAAAGGCTAAAACAAATACTATTGATGATTTTAGATTTGCTTTTGAAAAAGTGTTTATAAACAAAGTAATTGACAGGATGGACCAGAATCAGGCATTTTTTACTCGTGTTTTAGACGATGAGCAATTTAGGAATGCCCTTATGGAGTATATGTTGATTGAAACTTATGAGAAGTTAAACAGTAGGCCTTAG
- a CDS encoding DUF5655 domain-containing protein — protein MGDLKLFRIKNGVKELAGTSVAIEKSLQTLIENNMETFFGIKFLASEYSTGKNHGGRIDSLGIDENYCPVILEYKRALNENVINQGLFYLDWLMDHKAEFKLLVMERLGKDIADKIEWSMPRLLCIAGDFTKFDEYAVKQINRNIELIRYKKYEDDLILFELVNATTASQTTITSDNSTTKSNIYKTVTENLQQADKELQDIYYSIRDFILSLGDDIQEKVLKYYIAFKKIRNFACVEIYPKSKTILMYLNINPDEVELEEGFTRDVRNIGHYGTGNLEVRINSKDDFERAKGLIAKSYDEN, from the coding sequence ATGGGCGACTTGAAACTTTTTAGAATAAAAAATGGGGTAAAAGAACTTGCGGGTACTTCAGTGGCAATTGAAAAATCTCTTCAGACACTAATTGAAAACAATATGGAAACATTCTTTGGAATTAAATTTCTGGCTTCTGAGTATTCTACAGGCAAGAATCATGGCGGGCGAATAGATTCTTTGGGCATTGATGAGAATTACTGTCCGGTGATACTGGAATACAAGAGAGCATTAAATGAAAATGTAATAAATCAGGGGCTTTTTTATCTTGACTGGCTAATGGACCATAAGGCAGAGTTTAAATTGCTTGTAATGGAGAGGTTAGGAAAGGATATTGCTGATAAGATTGAATGGTCTATGCCTAGACTTTTATGTATAGCAGGGGATTTTACAAAGTTTGATGAGTACGCTGTAAAGCAGATTAATAGAAATATTGAACTTATCAGATATAAAAAATACGAAGATGACCTGATTTTGTTTGAACTGGTAAATGCCACTACGGCATCTCAAACAACAATAACTTCAGATAATAGTACAACTAAATCAAACATATATAAAACAGTAACAGAAAATCTTCAACAGGCCGATAAGGAATTACAGGACATATATTATTCAATTAGGGACTTTATATTAAGCCTTGGAGATGACATCCAGGAAAAAGTTTTGAAATACTACATTGCTTTTAAAAAAATACGAAATTTTGCCTGTGTAGAAATTTATCCCAAAAGCAAAACTATTCTTATGTATTTAAATATAAATCCTGACGAGGTAGAATTGGAGGAAGGATTTACGAGAGATGTAAGAAATATCGGTCATTACGGCACAGGAAACTTAGAGGTTAGGATAAACAGTAAAGATGATTTTGAAAGGGCAAAAGGACTCATAGCAAAGAGTTATGATGAGAATTAG
- a CDS encoding restriction endonuclease subunit S, with protein sequence MSKYKRYERYKDSGVEWIGEIPEEWEFRRISHICTLGRGRVISKIEIAENEGEHPVYSSQTENDGVLGYINTYDFEGDYVTWTTDGANAGTVFRRTGRFNCTNVCGTLKPKENNLDLSYLTYALSLETKRYVRLDINPKLMNNEMAKIRVLFPPSDEQKAIANFLDQKTAEIDDLIADKEKLIELLQEKRQAIITEAVTKGLNPNVRMKDSGIEWIGEIPEHWILSKIKYVSLINNKTLSESTDDDYEIDYIDISSVTSIGEIDGIQRLNFKDAPSRARRILSKGDTIVSTVRTYLKAIAFIENVQSNLICSTGFAVLTPLSKVVPKYLFYLMRSEKYVNEIVRRSVGVSYPAINASDIGALECAIPNKDEQKYIVEYLDNCTTQIDQLVNDIQTQIQKLKEYRQSLISEAVTGKIDVRDYYVNN encoded by the coding sequence ATGAGTAAGTATAAGAGGTATGAAAGGTACAAGGATTCAGGGGTTGAGTGGATAGGGGAGATACCAGAGGAATGGGAATTTAGGAGAATTTCCCATATATGTACATTAGGAAGAGGGAGAGTTATCAGTAAGATTGAAATAGCGGAAAATGAAGGAGAGCACCCGGTATATTCATCTCAAACAGAAAATGATGGTGTTTTAGGATATATAAATACGTATGATTTTGAAGGAGATTATGTAACATGGACAACTGACGGTGCTAATGCGGGAACAGTTTTTAGAAGAACTGGAAGGTTTAATTGTACAAATGTTTGCGGAACTCTAAAGCCTAAAGAAAATAACTTGGATTTATCGTATTTGACCTACGCATTATCTCTTGAAACAAAAAGATATGTTAGATTGGATATAAATCCGAAACTTATGAATAATGAAATGGCAAAAATCCGAGTATTATTTCCACCAAGTGATGAACAAAAAGCCATTGCCAATTTCCTCGACCAAAAGACTGCTGAAATAGATGATTTAATTGCCGATAAGGAAAAATTGATTGAACTTTTGCAGGAAAAACGGCAGGCTATAATAACTGAAGCCGTTACTAAAGGACTTAATCCGAATGTTAGGATGAAAGATTCAGGGATTGAGTGGATAGGAGAGATACCAGAGCATTGGATTCTTTCCAAGATAAAGTATGTATCATTAATTAATAATAAAACATTAAGCGAAAGTACGGATGATGACTATGAAATAGATTATATTGACATAAGTAGTGTGACATCAATAGGTGAAATTGATGGCATTCAAAGGTTGAATTTTAAAGATGCACCTAGTAGAGCAAGGAGAATTTTATCTAAGGGAGATACCATAGTATCTACAGTTCGTACATATTTGAAAGCAATAGCCTTTATCGAAAATGTTCAATCAAACCTAATATGTTCGACAGGATTTGCAGTTTTAACTCCCCTATCAAAGGTTGTTCCGAAATACTTATTTTATTTAATGAGGTCAGAAAAATACGTTAATGAGATTGTTCGTAGGTCAGTAGGAGTTAGTTATCCTGCTATTAATGCTTCTGACATCGGTGCTTTAGAATGTGCAATACCAAATAAAGATGAGCAAAAGTATATTGTCGAGTATCTTGACAATTGCACTACACAGATTGACCAATTGGTAAATGATATACAAACACAAATCCAAAAACTAAAAGAATACCGCCAATCCCTTATATCCGAAGCAGTAACAGGTAAAATCGATGTAAGGGACTACTATGTAAACAATTAA